One region of Niallia sp. Man26 genomic DNA includes:
- a CDS encoding Hsp20/alpha crystallin family protein — translation MSDEQLFPLMEGYNSISSYLDETEFPVDLYEADSYYLAESLLPYISPNSMEIFVKDNYLTVRVRTLDNHIKSRTVYFPQKIENNAITSAFTDNILEVKIFKN, via the coding sequence ATGAGTGATGAGCAATTATTTCCCTTGATGGAAGGATATAACTCTATTAGCAGCTATTTAGATGAAACAGAATTTCCTGTCGATTTATATGAAGCAGATTCTTACTATTTAGCTGAAAGCCTTCTGCCATACATCTCTCCTAATAGTATGGAGATTTTTGTAAAAGACAACTACCTGACTGTAAGGGTTCGTACTTTAGACAATCACATTAAATCAAGGACAGTTTATTTCCCTCAAAAGATTGAAAATAATGCTATTACTTCCGCCTTTACCGACAATATTTTAGAAGTAAAAATCTTTAAAAATTAG
- a CDS encoding small acid-soluble spore protein P, whose amino-acid sequence MKVLNKNDGKDMRKNSPKGHHGGQPEPLSGSKKVKNRNHTRQKHNSGHDF is encoded by the coding sequence ATGAAGGTCTTGAATAAAAACGACGGTAAAGATATGCGCAAAAATTCACCGAAAGGCCATCACGGCGGACAGCCTGAGCCTCTCAGCGGGAGCAAAAAAGTGAAAAACCGCAACCATACTAGACAGAAGCACAACAGCGGACACGACTTTTAA